Proteins from a genomic interval of Pseudomonas silesiensis:
- the astE gene encoding succinylglutamate desuccinylase produces the protein MLALGKLLELTLAGREPAEKTQLTVEGVRMRWLSEGALEVRPPEARDNGLDLLLSAGIHGNETAPIELLDRLLHDIARGDVKPRARILFLFGNPEAIRKGERFVEQDVNRLFNGRHEQSSGSEALRACELERLAASFFSLPDRNRLHYDLHTAIRGSKIEQFALYPWKEGRQHSRQELARLRAAGMEAVLLQNKPSIVFSSYTYDKLGAEAFTLELGKARPFGQNDGVNVDLLETRLKQIIEGKEPPASEAALDGLQLFSVAREIIKHSDSFRLNLPADIENFSELEVGYLLAEDIAQTRWIIEEEGARIIFPNPKVKNGLRAGILIVPTTDENLA, from the coding sequence ATGCTCGCCCTCGGCAAACTGCTTGAACTGACCCTCGCCGGCCGCGAACCGGCGGAGAAGACTCAACTGACTGTCGAAGGCGTGCGCATGCGCTGGTTGAGCGAGGGTGCGCTGGAAGTCCGGCCACCCGAAGCCCGCGACAATGGCCTGGACCTGCTGCTGTCAGCCGGCATCCATGGCAACGAGACAGCGCCGATCGAGCTGCTCGATCGCCTGTTGCATGACATCGCCCGCGGTGACGTCAAACCGCGCGCACGTATTCTGTTCCTGTTCGGCAATCCCGAAGCGATTCGCAAAGGCGAGCGTTTCGTCGAGCAGGACGTCAATCGGCTGTTCAACGGCCGTCATGAACAAAGCAGCGGCTCCGAAGCCCTGCGGGCGTGTGAACTGGAGCGGCTGGCGGCCAGTTTCTTCAGCCTGCCGGATCGCAACCGCCTGCACTATGACCTGCACACAGCGATTCGTGGCTCGAAAATCGAGCAGTTCGCGTTGTATCCCTGGAAAGAAGGTCGTCAGCATTCTCGCCAGGAACTGGCTCGCCTGCGCGCCGCCGGCATGGAAGCGGTGCTGCTGCAGAACAAGCCGTCCATCGTCTTCAGTTCCTATACCTACGACAAGCTCGGTGCCGAAGCCTTTACCCTTGAATTGGGCAAGGCGCGGCCGTTCGGGCAGAACGACGGGGTCAACGTCGACCTGCTGGAAACCCGCCTCAAGCAGATCATCGAAGGCAAAGAACCGCCGGCGAGCGAAGCAGCGCTGGATGGCCTGCAGTTATTCAGCGTGGCGCGGGAGATCATCAAGCACAGCGATAGCTTCCGCCTGAACCTGCCAGCGGATATCGAGAATTTTTCGGAGTTGGAAGTGGGTTATCTGCTGGCCGAAGACATTGCCCAGACGCGCTGGATCATCGAGGAAGAGGGCGCCCGGATCATCTTCCCGAACCCCAAGGTGAAGAACGGCCTGCGTGCCGGCATCCTGATCGTGCCGACCACCGACGAAAACCTGGCCTGA
- the astD gene encoding succinylglutamate-semialdehyde dehydrogenase: MMNSLYIAGEWLAGQGEAFQSLNPVTQQVLWEGAGATTAQVESAVQAARQAFPGWARRTLDERIAVLEAFAAALKNHADELARTIGEETGKPLWEATTEVTSMVNKIAISVQSYRERTGEKSGPLGDATAVLRHKPHGVVAVFGPYNFPGHLPNGHIVPALLAGNSVLFKPSELTPKVAELTVKCWIEAGLPAGVLNLLQGARETGIALAANPGIDGLFFTGSSRTGNHLHQQFAGRPDKILALEMGGNNPLVVDEVADLDAAVYTIIQSAFISAGQRCTCARRLLVPQGAWGDTLLARLVAVSGAIEVGAFDQQPAPFMGSVISLGAAKALMEAQEHLLANGAVALLEMTQPQAQAALLTPGILDVTAVADRPDEELFGPLLQVIRYADFEAAIAEANDTDYGLAAGLLSDSEARYQQFWLESRAGIVNWNKQLTGAASSAPFGGVGASGNHRASAYYAADYCAYPVASLETPSLTLPATLTPGVKMA; encoded by the coding sequence ATAATGAATTCGCTATACATCGCAGGTGAATGGCTGGCCGGTCAGGGTGAAGCCTTCCAGTCGCTGAACCCGGTGACCCAACAGGTACTGTGGGAAGGCGCGGGCGCCACCACTGCGCAGGTCGAATCGGCGGTGCAAGCCGCGCGTCAAGCCTTTCCGGGCTGGGCCCGGCGCACCCTGGACGAGCGTATCGCCGTGCTGGAGGCGTTTGCCGCCGCGTTGAAAAATCACGCGGACGAACTGGCGCGCACCATTGGTGAAGAGACCGGCAAGCCGCTGTGGGAAGCAACGACCGAAGTCACCAGCATGGTCAACAAAATTGCGATCTCGGTGCAGAGCTACCGCGAACGTACCGGCGAGAAGAGCGGCCCGCTGGGCGACGCCACCGCCGTACTGCGTCACAAGCCACACGGCGTGGTGGCGGTGTTCGGGCCTTACAATTTCCCTGGTCACTTGCCCAACGGTCACATCGTGCCGGCACTGCTGGCCGGTAACAGTGTGCTGTTCAAGCCGAGCGAGTTGACGCCGAAGGTCGCCGAGCTGACGGTCAAGTGCTGGATCGAAGCCGGCCTGCCGGCGGGCGTGTTGAACCTGCTGCAAGGCGCGCGCGAAACCGGGATCGCCCTGGCGGCGAACCCGGGCATCGATGGCCTGTTCTTCACCGGTTCCAGCCGCACCGGCAATCACCTGCACCAGCAGTTTGCCGGCCGCCCGGACAAGATCCTCGCGCTGGAGATGGGCGGTAACAATCCGCTGGTGGTCGACGAGGTGGCTGATCTGGATGCCGCTGTTTATACCATCATCCAGTCGGCATTCATTTCTGCCGGCCAGCGTTGCACCTGTGCCCGGCGCTTGCTGGTGCCGCAAGGCGCCTGGGGCGACACGTTGCTGGCGCGTCTGGTGGCGGTCAGCGGGGCGATTGAGGTCGGTGCGTTCGATCAGCAACCGGCGCCGTTCATGGGCTCGGTGATTTCCCTTGGCGCGGCGAAAGCCCTGATGGAAGCGCAAGAACATCTGTTGGCCAATGGCGCCGTGGCGCTGCTGGAAATGACCCAGCCGCAGGCCCAGGCCGCTTTGCTGACCCCGGGTATCCTGGACGTCACCGCAGTGGCCGATCGTCCTGACGAAGAGCTGTTCGGCCCCTTGCTGCAAGTGATCCGCTACGCTGACTTTGAAGCGGCGATCGCTGAAGCCAACGATACCGACTACGGGCTGGCTGCCGGCTTGCTGTCTGATTCCGAAGCGCGTTATCAGCAGTTCTGGCTGGAGAGCCGCGCGGGCATCGTCAACTGGAACAAACAGCTGACCGGTGCCGCGAGCAGCGCGCCATTCGGCGGCGTCGGCGCCTCGGGCAACCACCGGGCCAGCGCCTACTATGCCGCGGATTACTGCGCGTATCCGGTGGCCTCGCTGGAAACCCCGAGCCTGACTTTGCCAGCGACCCTGACGCCCGGCGTGAAAATGGCGTAA
- a CDS encoding 6,7-dimethyl-8-ribityllumazine synthase, with the protein MQPTAIDSKSKNHHGERVAFIQACWHKDIVDQSRKGFVAEMIAQGYQESEIDFFEVGGAFEMPLHAKLLAKTGRYAGIVAAALVVDGGIYRHEFVAQSVVSGLMQVQLETEVPVFSVSLTPHHFHAGEELHHKFFFEHFVHKGQEAAKTCADTLHKMRALRRSEPRAMAV; encoded by the coding sequence ATGCAACCCACCGCAATCGATAGCAAAAGCAAAAACCATCACGGCGAACGCGTTGCGTTCATCCAGGCCTGCTGGCACAAGGATATCGTCGATCAGAGCCGTAAAGGCTTCGTCGCCGAAATGATTGCGCAGGGTTATCAGGAATCGGAGATCGATTTCTTCGAAGTCGGCGGTGCGTTTGAAATGCCGCTGCACGCCAAGTTACTCGCCAAGACCGGACGTTATGCCGGCATCGTTGCCGCAGCCCTGGTGGTGGATGGCGGGATCTACCGTCACGAGTTCGTCGCCCAGTCGGTGGTCAGCGGCCTGATGCAGGTTCAGCTGGAAACCGAAGTGCCCGTGTTCTCGGTGTCTTTGACCCCGCACCACTTCCATGCCGGTGAAGAACTGCACCATAAGTTCTTCTTCGAGCATTTCGTGCATAAAGGGCAGGAAGCGGCGAAGACGTGCGCGGATACATTGCACAAGATGCGGGCGTTGCGTCGTAGTGAGCCCCGCGCGATGGCGGTCTAA
- the astB gene encoding N-succinylarginine dihydrolase, whose amino-acid sequence MKSYEVNFDGLVGPTHNYGGLSYGNVASQSNSQQSSNPKEAALQGLAKMKALMEMGFQQGVLAPQERPDVAALRRLGFSGTDAQVIEYAARDAMPLLVASCSASSMWVANAATVSPSADTADGRVHFTAANLNCKYHRSIEHPTTSRVLGAMFANQQHFAHHAALPAVAQFGDEGAANHTRFCREYGEAGVEFFVFGRSAFDTRYPAPQKYPARQTLEASQAVARLHGLSDEGVVYAQQNPSVIDQGVFHNDVIAVGNGEVLFYHEDAFLDTEQMLAELQGKLAKVGGKFQSICVPRSAVSVEDAVRSYLFNSQLLTRPDGTMLLIVPEECRGNERVWQYLQGLTGSGGLIREVKVFDLKQSMQNGGGPACLRLRVALNETELAAVNQGVIMTAPLYGTLTEWVDKHYRDRMTENDLADPQLLLECRTALDELTQILKLGAVYPFQIN is encoded by the coding sequence ATGAAATCCTATGAAGTCAATTTTGACGGTCTAGTGGGGCCGACTCATAACTACGGCGGCCTGTCCTACGGCAACGTCGCCTCCCAGAGCAACAGCCAGCAGTCTTCGAACCCGAAGGAAGCGGCGCTGCAAGGCCTGGCGAAAATGAAAGCGCTGATGGAAATGGGCTTTCAGCAAGGCGTCCTGGCACCCCAGGAACGCCCTGACGTGGCCGCCTTGCGCCGCCTGGGTTTCAGCGGCACCGACGCGCAAGTGATCGAGTACGCCGCCAGGGACGCCATGCCGCTGCTGGTTGCCAGTTGCTCGGCGTCGAGCATGTGGGTGGCCAACGCCGCCACGGTCAGCCCAAGTGCCGACACGGCAGACGGTCGCGTGCATTTCACCGCCGCCAACCTCAACTGCAAATATCACCGCAGCATCGAACACCCGACCACCAGCCGCGTGCTGGGGGCGATGTTCGCGAATCAGCAGCATTTCGCTCACCACGCCGCGTTGCCGGCCGTGGCGCAGTTCGGTGATGAAGGCGCCGCCAACCACACCCGTTTCTGCCGTGAATACGGCGAGGCCGGCGTCGAATTCTTCGTGTTCGGCCGCAGCGCGTTCGATACCCGTTACCCGGCACCGCAGAAGTACCCGGCGCGCCAGACCCTCGAAGCCTCCCAGGCGGTTGCCCGCCTGCACGGTTTGAGCGATGAAGGCGTGGTGTACGCCCAGCAGAACCCGTCCGTCATCGATCAGGGCGTGTTCCACAACGACGTGATCGCGGTGGGTAACGGCGAGGTGCTGTTCTATCACGAGGACGCGTTCCTCGACACCGAGCAGATGCTGGCCGAACTGCAGGGCAAACTCGCCAAAGTCGGTGGGAAATTTCAGTCGATCTGCGTACCGCGTTCCGCGGTCAGCGTGGAAGACGCGGTTCGCTCCTACTTGTTCAATAGCCAACTGCTGACGCGTCCTGACGGCACCATGCTCTTGATCGTGCCGGAGGAGTGCCGTGGCAACGAGCGGGTCTGGCAGTACCTGCAAGGCTTGACCGGTTCCGGTGGCCTGATCCGCGAAGTCAAGGTTTTCGATCTCAAGCAGAGCATGCAGAACGGCGGTGGCCCGGCTTGCCTGAGGTTGCGCGTCGCGCTCAACGAAACCGAACTGGCAGCCGTCAACCAAGGGGTTATCATGACGGCACCGTTGTATGGCACGTTGACCGAATGGGTCGACAAGCACTACCGCGACCGCATGACCGAAAACGATCTCGCGGACCCGCAATTGCTGCTTGAATGCCGGACGGCACTGGATGAACTGACGCAAATCCTTAAACTGGGCGCGGTTTATCCATTCCAGATCAATTGA